DNA from Amycolatopsis sp. DSM 110486:
GCGGCGCGTACAAGCTGGTCCGCCGCCGTCCTCATCCGCTGCTGCGGGATCTGCCGGAGGTTGTCCACCTGCCTGCCGCTCCCGGACGTGATCCGGGTCTGCGGGCAATGGTGGACCTGCTCGGCGCCGAGCTGTACGAGGCGCCGCCCGGGGCGGCCGCCGTGGCACCGTCGCTTGTGGACGCTCTGCTGGTGTATCTGCTCCGCGCGTGGATGGCCGGCTCCGAAAACACTGCAACGAGTTGGTCGGCCGCGTTGACCGACGCCGTGATGTCCCGGGTGCTGGCGGCCATGCACGCCGAGCCCAGCCGAGCGTGGACGGTGGAGCAGCTCGCCGCGGTCGCCGGGCTTTCGCGCGCGGCTTTCGCGCGCAGATTCGCCTCCGTGGTGGGCGAACCGCCGTTGACGTACCTCACGCGCTGGCGGATGACCACCGCGGCTCAGCTGTTGCGCACCACCGACAAGACGCTGGCGCAGGTCGCGTCCGCCATCGGGTACAGCTCTCCGTTCGCCTTCGCCAAAGCGTTCCGGCGAGAGTACGCGACCACCCCCGGCAGTTACCGGGCCGACGCCGCCGGATGACTGCTTTCCCGTACGGCGCAACTGCCATCGTGCGTGAACTGCACCTGGTCAGGGTCGTC
Protein-coding regions in this window:
- a CDS encoding AraC family transcriptional regulator, which encodes MRAGRPVAALTEVHAPWGLRFDQVLGAAFHVVLQGSCQLAPLDGAAFAEVQLGPGDVVLLGRGTPHAIVSAPGADLTPFAPVRDTPGGSFGRFALPGPGARSTIVCGAYKLVRRRPHPLLRDLPEVVHLPAAPGRDPGLRAMVDLLGAELYEAPPGAAAVAPSLVDALLVYLLRAWMAGSENTATSWSAALTDAVMSRVLAAMHAEPSRAWTVEQLAAVAGLSRAAFARRFASVVGEPPLTYLTRWRMTTAAQLLRTTDKTLAQVASAIGYSSPFAFAKAFRREYATTPGSYRADAAG